The Aquificaceae bacterium genome has a window encoding:
- a CDS encoding SCP2 sterol-binding domain-containing protein has protein sequence MDGEYAKALCEAWNKTPQLFEQLGKSESWVAVPERKIFLYREDCGDTKQIQLTIKNEGGKAVCVYGGPAKDKRGKDDFLMYAETKRWLEMGRKEYGPMRAMMLGRLKFEGPRGVAMKNMGPFEAFLDILDNPPHDASRCP, from the coding sequence ATGGACGGAGAGTATGCAAAGGCACTGTGTGAAGCATGGAATAAAACGCCACAGCTTTTCGAGCAATTGGGAAAAAGTGAAAGCTGGGTTGCAGTTCCCGAGAGGAAGATATTCCTTTATAGGGAAGACTGCGGAGATACCAAGCAAATACAACTCACAATAAAAAATGAAGGAGGTAAGGCGGTTTGCGTTTACGGAGGACCTGCAAAGGACAAAAGGGGCAAGGATGACTTTCTTATGTATGCGGAGACAAAAAGGTGGTTAGAGATGGGGAGGAAAGAATATGGACCTATGAGGGCAATGATGTTAGGACGGCTCAAGTTTGAAGGACCGAGAGGTGTCGCCATGAAAAACATGGGACCCTTTGAAGCCTTTCTTGATATACTGGATAATCCACCACACGATGCAAGCAGGTGTCCCTAA
- the argB gene encoding acetylglutamate kinase, whose protein sequence is MEQYIEKAKTLQSALPYIREFYGKTFVIKYGGSAMTEESLRESFARDVVLLRYVGIRVVVVHGGGPQISQTLERFGVKAHFVGGMRRTDEDTIHIVEMVLSGDINKDIVALINMHSGQNIYAVGLSGRDGQLIRAKKLDKEKYFTELGLEVPEEDIGFVGEVESVNTELLHALMEKGYIPVIAPIGVGERGEAYNINADLVASEVAKALKAEKLIFLTDTEGVKDAQGKLIPTLNKDKVYELIQQGVIKGGMLPKIKSAIKALQSGVRKVHIIDGRVPHSILLEVFTEEGIGTEIVE, encoded by the coding sequence ATAGAGCAGTATATAGAAAAGGCTAAGACTTTGCAGTCCGCTCTACCTTACATAAGGGAGTTTTATGGAAAGACCTTTGTTATAAAGTATGGTGGCTCGGCTATGACAGAGGAAAGCCTAAGAGAGAGTTTTGCAAGAGATGTGGTGCTTCTGAGGTATGTGGGTATAAGGGTTGTGGTGGTTCATGGAGGTGGTCCTCAAATAAGCCAAACCCTTGAGAGGTTTGGGGTAAAAGCTCATTTTGTTGGCGGAATGAGAAGGACTGACGAAGACACCATTCATATAGTTGAAATGGTTTTATCCGGTGATATAAACAAGGACATAGTGGCGCTTATAAACATGCATAGCGGTCAGAATATATACGCGGTGGGTCTCTCTGGCAGAGATGGGCAACTTATAAGGGCTAAGAAATTGGATAAGGAAAAATACTTCACAGAGCTCGGTCTTGAAGTGCCAGAGGAAGATATAGGCTTTGTGGGTGAAGTGGAAAGTGTAAACACAGAGCTACTCCATGCACTTATGGAAAAGGGTTATATACCAGTTATAGCTCCTATAGGTGTAGGTGAAAGGGGAGAGGCTTACAACATAAATGCGGACTTGGTGGCTTCAGAGGTTGCAAAAGCACTCAAGGCGGAAAAGCTCATCTTTCTAACAGACACAGAAGGTGTAAAAGACGCCCAAGGAAAGCTCATACCAACACTTAACAAGGACAAGGTTTACGAGCTTATACAGCAAGGCGTTATAAAAGGAGGCATGCTACCAAAGATAAAGAGTGCTATAAAGGCACTGCAATCTGGTGTTAGAAAAGTCCACATAATTGATGGTAGAGTTCCTCATTCCATACTTTTAGAGGTCTTCACTGAAGAAGGTATAGGGACAGAGATAGTGGAATAA
- a CDS encoding DNA adenine methylase has translation MRVYWKKHLLMILGFTTMRLVKSPLRYPGGKSKAVNFLSKFVPNFREFREPMCGGASMTLYFAQIKPDAKYIMGDINYDLYCFWKTLKEIPEKLIKEIRLIKSSFLDGRRLFDELMGRRERLNSCFERAVDFYVLNRITFSGTVDCGGYSESAFRKRFTESSIERLFEVSRVLKKVEVVWGDYEELLTAKGEDVFVFLDPPYFSAQSSKLYGKRGTLHVSFNHERLAELIKDCKHKVMITYDNSPYIRELYKNFYLLEWKLKYGMTNYGRNYLREGDELLITNYPLDNFLSSLKRQHLLFQKVAKYYA, from the coding sequence ATGAGGGTTTATTGGAAGAAGCATCTATTAATGATTTTAGGATTTACTACCATGCGGTTGGTTAAATCCCCTCTTAGATACCCCGGAGGCAAGTCAAAAGCGGTAAATTTCTTATCCAAATTCGTGCCTAACTTTAGGGAATTTAGAGAGCCTATGTGTGGTGGAGCAAGCATGACTTTGTATTTTGCTCAGATAAAGCCAGATGCGAAATACATAATGGGTGATATAAACTATGACTTGTATTGCTTTTGGAAAACGCTTAAGGAAATACCAGAAAAGCTCATAAAGGAAATCAGGCTTATAAAATCCTCTTTTCTTGATGGTAGAAGGCTCTTTGATGAGCTTATGGGACGAAGAGAAAGGCTAAATAGCTGTTTTGAACGTGCAGTTGATTTTTATGTGCTTAACAGAATAACCTTCTCTGGAACGGTGGATTGTGGAGGTTATTCAGAGTCCGCTTTTAGGAAGCGATTTACAGAAAGCTCTATTGAAAGGCTTTTTGAAGTTAGCAGAGTTTTGAAGAAAGTTGAAGTGGTTTGGGGTGATTACGAAGAGCTTCTTACAGCGAAAGGAGAAGATGTATTTGTATTTCTTGACCCACCTTACTTTTCCGCACAATCTTCTAAGCTGTATGGGAAGAGAGGCACTCTTCACGTTAGCTTTAACCATGAAAGACTTGCAGAGCTCATAAAGGATTGTAAACACAAGGTTATGATAACTTACGACAACAGCCCATACATAAGGGAACTGTATAAAAACTTTTACTTGCTGGAATGGAAGCTAAAGTATGGCATGACAAACTATGGAAGAAACTATCTTAGAGAAGGAGACGAGCTTTTGATAACTAACTATCCTCTTGACAACTTTCTTAGCAGTCTAAAAAGACAGCACCTTCTTTTTCAGAAGGTGGCAAAATATTACGCATGA